A window of Rufibacter sp. LB8 contains these coding sequences:
- a CDS encoding lactate dehydrogenase, with translation MKVVAYHVYPHEKAILALANNKKHDITLIANALSQETAFYAFGKEAVIVFTEQDVSAAVLAILVEANIKYLIIYSEKPCCADLPSHATKSIVWVNVLLETGPAGTFSLQASQQAAKQVIMFLDAWQLE, from the coding sequence ATGAAAGTAGTCGCCTACCATGTTTACCCCCATGAAAAAGCCATTTTAGCGTTGGCCAATAACAAAAAGCACGACATCACCTTAATTGCCAATGCCCTGAGCCAGGAAACGGCTTTTTACGCCTTCGGGAAGGAGGCCGTTATTGTTTTTACTGAGCAGGATGTTTCTGCAGCGGTGTTGGCCATTCTAGTGGAGGCGAACATAAAATACCTGATCATCTACTCAGAAAAACCCTGCTGCGCCGATTTGCCAAGCCACGCCACAAAATCCATTGTCTGGGTGAACGTTCTCCTGGAAACCGGGCCGGCCGGCACCTTTTCTCTGCAGGCCTCGCAACAAGCCGCCAAACAAGTCATTATGTTCCTGGACGCGTGGCAACTGGAGTGA